The following are from one region of the Penaeus chinensis breed Huanghai No. 1 chromosome 32, ASM1920278v2, whole genome shotgun sequence genome:
- the LOC125042745 gene encoding putative zinc metalloproteinase YIL108W — MLEVINLRDGEILPHPLCLLRVVGAQEESTCAAIHNQSDDSRNGKLWKIHQGGFNALVPLVAGKNALRIICGTEELTIQVEYKPQQIPRFIRLVYITCLNEEKFQGPKDMERSPNTAVRKIRTGALVLQTFMAETLAAEGLGRRTVRYELDTEGNPIVHVIQLPLTIKEAHKFTEERLWETAALQILSSHLADKNCKYVAFFGGTRYLNQDKLTPKDETEIMSLTKGHVSLGGGGLALVGTGALYTWATNVEDVIDGMRDQTPIDKAVLMDFSAGRGTWGANYGTHLGSVLHELAHTLDLGHTPHGIMARGFEDLHVFFTTTKLTSDYLPQSPHHSSVMRQSMSSSLIKESVTFTTDFVRRIPLDNINMTVAPPKEPIASSGVYSPPRFTRRYPSKTLDSSTGSTLSIEDSLSSSQTHKNTCSRPLLNSPSPNLTNSLANNNKLQEPDGSKCRAFWARSSAVILAFHKWLNIVTDGEAPELKGSVVCSTAGIRVVELRDLHTMAFHHWEFVTRPPPPVLHLPWAQVAHWPSDTHIEVVAEDSQGNILKGCFMPRPL, encoded by the exons ATGCTTGAGGTGATAAATCTCCGAGATGGTGAAATTCTTCCCCATCCGCTGTGCTTGCTGAGGGTTGTTGGAGCTCAGGAAGAGTCCACTTGTGCTGCAATCCACAACCAGAGTGATGACAGCCGAAATGGAAAGTTGTGGAAGATTCACCAGGGGGGATTCAATGCTTTAGTTCCACTAGTTGCTGGGAAGAATGCTCTGCGAATAATTTGTGGAACAGAGGAACTGACCATACAGGTGGAATATAAGCCTCAGCAGATCCCAAGGTTCATTCGTCTAGTTTATATAACCTGCTTAAACGAAGAGAAGTTTCAGGGCCCAAAAGATATGGAAAGATCTCCAAACACAGCTGTACGGAAAATCAGAACTGGAGCTCTTGTCCTACAGACTTTCATGGCAGAAACACTGGCAGCAGAGGGTTTAGGTCGACGAACTGTTCGTTATGAATTAGATACAGAAGGAAACCCTATTGTTCATGTAATCCAGCTTCCTTTGACTATTAAAGAAGCACATAAATTTACAGAAGAACGTTTATGGGAGACAGCAGCTTTGCAGATATTGTCATCTCATTTAGCAGATAAAAACTGCAAATATGTTGCATTTTTTGGTGGCACAAGGTACCTCAATCAAGATAAGTTAACACCAAAAGATGAAACAGAAATAATGTCCCTTACCAAAGGACATGTGTCATTAGGAGGTGGTGGCTTAGCATTGGTTGGCACAGGAGCCCTTTACACTTGGGCAACAAATGTAGAAGATGTGATTGATGGAATGCGAGACCAGACACCCATTGATAAGGCTGTCTTAATGGACTTCAGCGCTGGAAG GGGAACTTGGGGAGCGAATTATGGCACTCACTTGGGATCGGTCCTGCATGAGCTGGCTCACACCCTAGACCTAGGACACACTCCACATGGCATCATGGCCAGAGGCTTTGAGGATCTCCATGTTTTCTTCACCACCACTAAACTAACTTCTGATTATCTCCCACAATCACCCCACCACAG CTCTGTTATGAGGCAGTCTATGTCAAGCTCACTGATCAAGGAATCTGTGACATTCACAACTGACTTTGTGCGAAGAATTCCTCTTGACAATATCAACATGACTGTAGCACCACCTAAGGAGCCCATAGCCTCAAGTGGAGTCTACAGCCCCCCACGGTTCACGAGGAGATACCCATCAAAGACCCTTGACTCCAGCACTGGCTCCACACTCAGTATTGAGGACTCGCTGTCATCTtcccagacacacaaaaacacttgtAGCCGTCCTCTGCTAAATTCCCCCTCACCAAATCTAACAAACAGCTTAGCTAACAACAATAAGCTTCAGGAACCTGATGGAAGTAAATGCAGGGCTTTTTGGGCAAGGTCGAGTGCTGTTATCCTTGCATTCCACAA ATGGCTGAACATTGTGACAGATGGGGAAGCTCCAGAGTTGAAAGG ATCTGTTGTATGCAGTACAGCTGGTATCCGGGTGGTAGAATTGCGTGACCTCCACACCATGGCTTTCCACCACTGGGAATTTGTTACTCGACCCCCTCCACCAGTTCTGCACTTGCCATGGGCTCAGGTGGCACACTGGCCTTCAGATACTCATATTGAGGTTGTGGCAGAGGATAGTCAAGGAAACATTCTGAAGGGATGTTTCATGCCCCGCCCCCTCTGA